One window from the genome of Solea solea chromosome 2, fSolSol10.1, whole genome shotgun sequence encodes:
- the tlr7 gene encoding toll-like receptor 7, protein MCVALLALWCCLCVSAANVSFPKTLPCDVSEAINGIEVKVDCTERGLKEIPSGIPRDTTNLTLTINHIPKLNSSSFHGLHNLTEIDMRCNCVPIKIGPKDRMCTKSVTIEENTFTSMRSLRALYLDGNQLSSIPKGLPSNVILLSLEVNHIYYISKANLSGLRNVEMLYLGQNCYYRNPCNVSYDIEHGAFSQLSNLTVLSLKSNNLSFIPHHLPTSLKELYLYNNNIQEVTAEDFKNLTNLEILDISGNCPRCYNNPFPCNPCPNNSPLKINNMAFKMLTKLKMLRLHSNSLTCVPSAWFANTKELKVLDLSSNFLAIEIGVTKFPHCLHKLEELDLSFNYELRRYPQTLRLSGAFSSLKSLKIFRLRGFVFQQLKAESIEPLKLLPNLEVVDLGTNFIKMANLSILMEFKSFKIISLSDNKISSPSDSQDAVGFTGGEPLDWSPMSAVAQYQSQEVREIHYFRYDEYARSCKNKDRELGVVKSFVKSECSQFGKTLDVSRNNIFFLQAKFLNLGDLRCLNLSGNAMSQSLNGSEFSYLTNLQYLDFSLNRLDLLYSTAFEELTSLVILDISNNNYYFESEGLTHMLNFTRNLKNLKVLLMNHNKISTSTNTELESQSLERLEFRDNRLDMLWRDGDTRYFKYFKKLVNLTVLDISHNNLNFIPEQVFSSLPDKLSELYIKFNKLKSFAWEKLQFLHSLQVLDLSGNSLETVPVLSDCTKSLKKLILHKNKIQKLGQDFLKGAYNLKYLDLSFNSIQHIESFPDSVKEMDMLLLHNNKFLCNCNVTWFVKWLNSTTVTIPRLATDVTCAAPGAQRGHPLISVDLLACQHNYLSIILYTIMTSLVLSFLTLSISSHLFLWDVWYIYHFCRAKIKGYARLYSQRSVYDAFVIYDKEDLAVSEWVMKEMCVQLESCGDHSVTLCLEERDWIPGTPLIDNLSQSIHRSKRTVFILTNKYIKSGKFKTAFYLAHQRLMDEKNDVIVLILLEKVPCNSKYLSLRKKLYKRSVLEWPTNPQAQPYFWFSLRNVLATESHKQYNNLFKETL, encoded by the coding sequence ATGTGTGTGGCACTGCTGGCCCTGTGGTGTTGTCTCTGTGTATCAGCAGCCAACGTTTCTTTTCCAAAAACTCTGCCATGTGATGTCAGCGAGGCCATCAACGGGATTGAGGTCAAAGTGGACTGTACTGAGAGGGGCCTCAAAGAAATCCCAAGCGGCATCCCCAGAGACACCACCAATCTGACACTCACCATCAACCATATTCCGAAAttaaactcctcctccttccacgGTCTACATAACCTAACTGAGATAGACATGAGGTGCAACTGTGTGCCTATCAAAATTGGTCCCAAAGACCGCATGTGTACAAAGAGTGTGACAATAGAGGAAAACACCTTCACCAGCATGAGGAGTCTGCGTGCTTTGTATCTGGATGGCAATCAGCTCTCCAGTATACCGAAAGGCCTGCCTTCAAATGTGATCCTGCTGAGTTTGGAAGTGAatcacatttattacatttctaAAGCAAACCTCTCCGGGCTCAGGAATGTTGAGATGCTTTATCTTGGTCAAAACTGCTATTATCGTAATCCTTGTAATGTGTCCTATGATATAGAGCACGGTGCATTTTCTCAGCTGAGCAATTTGACAGTGTTATCCCTTAAATCAAACAACTTATCTTTTATTCCACACCATCTACCCACAAGCCTGAAGGAGTTGTATCTCTATAACAATAACATTCAGGAAGTCACTGCTGAGGATTTCAAAAACTTAACCAACCTTGAGATTCTAGATATAAGTGGAAATTGTCCTCGATGTTATAATAATCCTTTCCCTTGCAACCCATGTCCAAATAACTCACCACTAAAAATCAACAACATGGCATTCAAAATGTTAACAAAACTGAAGATGCTCCGCCTGCACAGCAACTCTCTGACATGCGTGCCATCTGCATGGTTTGCCAACACAAAAGAACTTAAAGTACTCGATCTCTCATCAAACTTTTTAGCAATAGAGATAGGAGTCACCAAATTCCCACACTGCTTGCACAAACTCGAAGAACTGGACCTTTCATTTAACTATGAGCTTAGGCGGTATCCTCAAACGCTGAGACTAAGTGGCGCTTTCTCTTCGCTCAAGTCCCTCAAAATTTTCAGACTAAGGGGTTTTGTGTTTCAGCAGCTAAAAGCCGAGAGTATTGAACCTTTGAAACTCCTCCCAAACCTGGAGGTTGTAGATCTTGGTACAAACTTCATTAAAATGGCAAACCTTAGTATTCTGATGGaatttaaaagctttaaaataatCAGCCTGTCTGACAACAAAATATCTTCCCCCTCTGACAGCCAAGATGCTGTTGGTTTTACTGGAGGAGAGCCCTTAGACTGGTCTCCAATGTCAGCTGTGGCTCAGTACCAAAGTCAGGAAGTAAGAGAAATACATTACTTCAGATATGATGAATATGCCCgcagctgcaaaaacaaagacagagaacTTGGGGTTGTTAAGTCCTTTGTCAAAAGTGAGTGCAGTCAGTTTGGCAAAACCCTAGATGTAAGCAGAAACAACATCTTCTTCTTGCAGGCAAAGTTTTTAAATCTTGGAGATCTGAGATGCCTCAATCTGTCTGGAAATGCAATGAGCCAGAGTCTGAACGGCTCTGAGTTTTCTTACCTGACCAATTTACAGTATCTGGACTTTTCATTGAATCGTCTGGACCTGCTCTACTCCACTGCATTTGAAGAGCTAACAAGTCTGGTCATCCTGGATATAAGTAACAACAACTATTATTTTGAATCTGAGGGCTTGACCCACATGCTTAATTTCACTAGAAATTTGAAGAATCTCAAAGTATTACTGATGAACCACAATAAGATCTCTACAtctacaaacacagagctggagagTCAATCTCTTGAGAGGTTAGAGTTCAGAGATAACCGGTTAGATATGTTGTGGAGAGACGGGGACACCAGATATTTTAAGTATTTCAAGAAATTAGTCAACCTGACAGTCCTCGACATCTCTCATAACAACCTCAATTTTATTCCAGAACAAGTGTTCAGCAGTCTACCAGACAAGCTGTCTGAACTCTACATCaaatttaacaaattaaaatcctTTGCTTGGGAGAAACTACAGTTTCTACATTCTTTGCAAGTCTTAGATCTCAGTGGAAATAGTTTAGAGACCGTTCCAGTGCTATCGGACTGTACCAAATCTCTCAAGAAACtaattttacataaaaacaaaatacaaaaacttgGGCAAGATTTCCTCAAAGGTGCTTACAACTTAAAATATCTGGATCTTAGTTTTAATAGCATACAGCACATTGAAAGCTTTCCAGATTCTGTTAAAGAGATGGACATGCTCCTTCTGCATAACAACAAATTTCTGTGTAATTGCAATGTCACATGGTTTGTAAAATGGCTCAATAGCACCACAGTAACCATCCCCAGACTGGCCACAGATGTGACCTGTGCAGCACCTGGTGCACAAAGAGGTCATCCTCTAATCTCTGTTGACCTGCTGGCCTGCCAACACAACTATTTGTCAATCATTCTCTACACTATCATGACTTCCCTTGTCCTCAGCTTCCTCACCCTGTCCATCTCTAGTCATCTCTTCCTGTGGGACGTCTGGTATATATACCATTTCTGTAGGGCCAAGATTAAAGGCTATGCCCGCCTGTACTCCCAGAGGTCTGTCTATGATGCCTTTGTCATATATGATAAGGAGGATCTTGCTGTGTCAGAATGGGTGATGAAGGAAATGTGCGTTCAGCTGGAGAGCTGTGGAGACCACAGTGTCACACTGTGCTTAGAGGAACGGGATTGGATCCCTGGAACTCCTCTAATTGACAACCTGTCCCAGAGCATTCACAGGAGCAAGAGAACTGTGTTCATTCTCACCAACAAATACATCAAAAGTGGCAAATTCAAGACAGCTTTCTACTTGGCCCATCAAAGGCTAATGGATGAAAAAAACGACGTCATAGTACTGATCCTTTTAGAGAAAGTACCGTGCAATTCAAAGTACCTAAGCCTGCGGAAGAAACTGTACAAGCGATCTGTGCTGGAATGGCCAACAAATCCTCAAGCTCAGCCATACTTCTGGTTCAGCCTGAGAAATGTATTAGCAACGGAAAGCcacaaacaatacaacaacCTCTTCAAAGAGACATTGTAA
- the tmsb4x gene encoding thymosin beta-4, producing MSDKPDVKEVESFDKTKLKKTATQEKNTLPTTETIEQEKSG from the exons ATGTCTGACAAACCTGATGTCAAGGAAGTCGAATCTTTTGACAAGACAAAGCTGAAGAAGACTGCGACCcaggagaaaaacacactgcCAACTACAGAAA CCATCGAGCAGGAGAAGTCAGGATGA
- the LOC131443482 gene encoding toll-like receptor 8 encodes MRNIFNACTMTVTSWMLMLLFCMHCHCEFQPVPTAACEPMWMEPRFPCDVTVCNDSDVIFNCEGRHLHGVPIGIMRNATDLNLSENNITNISANAFHNLLNLTTLNLNWANSNRELLIDASAFKNLTNLKHLKLTGNSLKNLPLNIPLSVEVLTLNMNKINLDNMNLTSLANITELWISKNCYSWIPCKRPVTIKKGSFAVMAKLQVLDLSFNNLTEVPKGLPQSLQVLKIGSNQIQQIFEDDFFGLFNLKQLSMQGNCPRCQNAPYPCVPCKNISLRIHPLAFHNLTQLQTLHLGGNSLKYLDPSWFERLHKLKQLFLSFNFLQKAIVGEAIFLRNLRKLEKLDLSFNFALKLYPETLNLSHDFSCLVSLRTLHLAGLVFQNIGPGTLRHLYELKNLSALNLGTNFIIHSNSTVFSSLRNLKMIYLAENRLYPIPGKDPPHPNDRYMLGSGLSLSPLIKSYSKDFTYEISHKLVKQECYNSGRVLILSSNNLFFISPQQFDGYGNIACLNLSGNGFSAALNGTEFSSLPNLTYLDLSFNKIDLAYDNAFKELQNLQVLDLSYNSHYFEAYGITHNLNFLKNLPALRVLNMSHNSISTLTTKQLCSKSLSELQFTHNNLGYIWKDRDRAYNKLFTSLTNLTYLDISKNQIKKIPDHIYQYLPRNLTKLCISNNLLTEFKWDALNYFHQLQILDLSSNSLVYVTCINSSITQTLTFLDLSGNQIFHLDDGFINGPKSLETLSLSGNKLTTINQSTFPQKNNNPIHTLYLQGNPFECTCDSLDFILWMENSTIKIPSLTTEVTCDTPENQKGRALIYFDIKQCVNDSEAFPLYILTTFFITAFMFVATVAHLFYWDASYVIHYMKAKLKGYKSLNSTDSYYGVFVTYDTKDPHVSEWVMRNLRVKLEEEGEKHLPLCLEERDWVPGVPLVDNLTHSIRYSRKTLFVLTEDYVKTGIFKLAMYLAHQRLLDENVDVIVLLMLEPVLQHSHFLRLRRRVCGKSVVEWPKTAAAEPWFWQNLRNVVRVDNQFMYNKIYSKYFTNR; translated from the exons ATGAGGAATATATTCAATGCATGCACAATG ACTGTCACGAGTTGGATGCTCATGCTGCTGTTCTGTATGCATTGCCACTGTGAGTTCCAACCTGTCCCTACTGCTGCATGTGAGCCTATGTGGATGGAACCACGATTcccctgtgatgtcacagtctgCAATGACTCTGACGTCATTTTTAACTGTGAAGGGCGCCATCTGCACGGAGTACCTATTGGGATAATGAGGAATGCAACTGACCTCAACTTATCAGAAAATAACATAACAAATATTTCAGCGAATGCATTTCACAATTTGTTGAATTTGACCACACTCAATCTGAACTGGGCAAACAGCAACAGGGAACTTCTCATTGATGCAAGCGCTTTCAAAAACCTGACAAACCTGAAACATCTGAAATTGACTGGCAACAGCCTGAAGAATCTCCCCCTCAATATCCCCCTCAGTGTGGAAGTCCTTACTCTGAACATGAACAAGATTAATTTggataacatgaacctcactaGCTTAGCAAACATCACAGAGTTGTGGATATCAAAAAACTGCTACTCATGGATTCCCTGTAAAAGACCTGTGACTATTAAGAAAGGCAGTTTTGCTGTTATGGCCAAACTGCAGGTTCTGGATTTGTCATTTAACAACTTAACCGAGGTTCCCAAAGGATTACCTCAGTCATTGCAGGTGTTGAAGATTGGATCTAATCAAATACAACAGATATTTGAAGATGATTTTTTTgggttatttaatttaaaacaactcTCAATGCAAGGAAATTGTCCAAGATGTCAAAATGCACCATATCCCTGTGTTCCCTGCAAAAACATTTCTCTACGCATCCATCCTTTAGCATTTCACAATCTAACACAGTTACAGACCCTGCACCTGGGAGGAAACTCATTGAAATACCTGGATCCCTCCTGGTTTGAGAGACTGCACAAGCTTAAACAATTGTTCTTGTCATTTAACTTCTTGCAAAAAGCAATTGTTGGAGAGGCAATATTTCTTAGAAATCTTAGGAAACTAGAAAAACTTGATCTCTCTTTCAATTTTGCTCTCAAACTCTATCCTGAAACACTGAATCTTTCACATGACTTTTCATGTCTGGTGTCACTAAGAACTTTGCATTTAGCAGGGTTGGTCTTCCAGAATATTGGGCCAGGTACACTTAGACATCTGTATGAACTTAAAAACCTTTCTGCACTGAATTTAGGGACTAACTTCATCATTCACTCTAATTCAACCGTATTCAGCAGTTTACGCAACTTGAAAATGATATATCTTGCAGAAAACAGGCTGTACCCCATTCCAGGGAAAGATCCTCCACATCCAAATGACAGATACATGCTGGGGTCAGGCCTTTCACTTTCCCCCCTAATTAAATCCTATTCAAAAGACTTTACTTATGAGATATCACACAAACTTGTCAAGCAAGAGTGCTATAACTCTGGTCGAGTACTAATCCTCAGCTCCAATAATCTGTTCTTCATTTCTCCACAGCAGTTTGATGGCTATGGAAATATTGCATGTCTCAACCTCTCCGGAAATGGATTTTCAGCAGCACTTAATGGCACAGAGTTCTCTTCGCTACCGAATCTGACATACCTAGACCTATCTTTTAACAAGATTGATCTGGCCTATGACAATGCCTTCAAAGAACTACAAAATCTACAAGTGCTAGACCTCAGTTACAACTCACACTACTTTGAAGCATACGGGATAACGCATAATTTAAATTTCTTAAAAAATCTGCCAGCACTGAGAGTGCTTAATATGAGTCACAATTCCATTTCcacattaacaacaaaacagcTTTGTAGCAAATCTTTGAGCGAACTTCAGTTTACACATAATAATCTTGGCTACATTTGGAAAGACAGAGATCGCGCATACAATAAGCTTTTCACTTCTCTTACTAATTTGACATATCTAGATATATCCAAAAACCAAATTAAAAAGATCCCAGACCATATTTATCAATATTTACCACGTAACCTCACCAAACTATGCATAAGCAATAACTTGCTCACTGAATTTAAATGGGACGCATTAAACTATTTCCATCAACTTCAAATTTTAGACCTGAGTTCCAATTCTTTAGTTTATGTGACGTGTATAAACTCAAGCATTACTCAGACTTTGACTTTCCTCGATTTGAGTGGTAACCAAATTTTCCACTTGGATGACGGGTTCATAAATGGTCCGAAAAGTCTTGAGACTCTTAGCCTTAGTGGCAACAAACTCACCACCATCAATCAATCGACCttcccacaaaaaaacaataatccgATCCATACTTTGTACTTGCAGGGAAACCCATTTGAATGCACCTGTGATTCATTAGATTTCATTCTGTGGATGGAAAACAGTACAATAAAAATCCCAAGCCTGACCACTGAGGTGACGTGCGACACACCAGAAAACCAGAAAGGTCGAGCATTGATTTACTTTGACATTAAGCAGTGTGTAAATGACAGTGAGGCCTTCCCGTTATACATTCTCACAACTTTCTTCATCACTGCTTTTATGTTTGTGGCAACAGTTGCTCACCTATTTTACTGGGATGCGTCATATGTAATACACTATATGAAAGCTAAGTTGAAGGGATACAAATCTTTGAACTCAACAGACAGTTACTATGGTGTCTTTGTGACATATGACACCAAAGATCCACATGTCTCTGAATGGGTAATGAGAAATCTGCGGGTGAAACtggaagaggaaggagagaaacaTCTCCCACTGTGTCTGGAGGAGAGGGACTGGGTCCCAGGAGTCCCACTGGTGGACAACCTCACTCATAGCATCAGATACAGTCGCAAGACCCTATTTGTCTTAACAGAGGACTATGTTAAGACTGGGATTTTCAAGCTGGCAATGTATCTGGCCCACCAAAGGCTACTGGATGAAAATGTGGACGTGATTGTTCTGCTGATGCTCGAGCCAGTCCTGCAACACTCTCACTTCCTGCGCCTGAGGAGAAGGGTGTGTGGAAAAAGTGTTGTAGAGTGGCCGAAGACAGCGGCCGCAGAGCCTTGGTTTTGGCAAAACCTTAGGAATGTTGTCAGAGTAGACAATCAGTTTATGTACAACAAGATCTATTCAAAGTACTTCACAAACAGGTGA